Below is a genomic region from Delftia tsuruhatensis.
AAGGGCCCTGCCTGCTCGCGAGTCGACCGAAGGACATGGCTGGACTCCGGCGGCGGCCCCGTCAGGGCGCCTCCATGGGGCTGGTCGGCAGGTCCGGGGCCGCGATGCCGTCGTCCGCCACCGGCCCGGCACCGAACTGCGCCAGCAGGTCATGGGCAAAGCCTTCGAGCAAGGCCTCCATCTGGCCCGCCGCGCGCCCCATCAGGTTGTAGGCCAGCACGGCCGGCAAGGCCACGGCCAGGCCGGCGGCCGTCATCACCAGGGCCTCGCCCACGGGGCCTGCCAGCTGCTCGATGCCGATCTGCCCGCTGCCGGCCAGCGTGGCCAGCGCATGGTGTATGCCCCAGACGGTGCCCAGCAGGCCCACGAAGGGCGCCGTGGCGCCCACGGTGGCCAGCAGGGTCTGGCCCCATTGCAATTGCTGGCTGGCCGCCTGCAGGGCCTCGCGCAGGCCGCGCGTCAGCCGCACGGAGGACGTGGCCCGGTCAGCCAGCGCCGCCGAGGCCCCACGGGATAGCT
It encodes:
- a CDS encoding MotA/TolQ/ExbB proton channel family protein, whose translation is MDGALWLWWQQGDAVARGTALLLLALSVASWVVIVWKLWFMAACRRRVPRAIEAFWAAEGLGEAQARMADMDRQQLAVPLAAALSQLSRGASAALADRATSSVRLTRGLREALQAASQQLQWGQTLLATVGATAPFVGLLGTVWGIHHALATLAGSGQIGIEQLAGPVGEALVMTAAGLAVALPAVLAYNLMGRAAGQMEALLEGFAHDLLAQFGAGPVADDGIAAPDLPTSPMEAP